The following DNA comes from Candidatus Methylomirabilis lanthanidiphila.
ACGCTAAGGGACAAGAGGACCCTTCGGCGGAGGGTTGAGTCGGTTCTGCGGAAGCAGGTGTCGGATGTGAAAATCAGTATCGGCGAGGACGCGTCGCGTCCTCGCCGATACGCCATTCGGTTACTCTTGCGGCTGCAGCTCGACCCTTCGATTGTTCGCGCGACCTTCATCCGTATCGTTCGACGCGATTGGTTTTTCTTCTCCGAATCCCACAGCGGTAAGATTGGCTGCATTCACGCCACGTGAGATCAGATAGTTCCTGACCGACTCGGTACGCCGCTGTGACAGCTTCTTATTGTACTGTGCTGTGCCGATACTGTCGGTATGGCCGGCGATGATGACC
Coding sequences within:
- a CDS encoding OmpA/MotB — its product is DGVADYKDQCPGTPAGVKVNQLGCPKREPIVLKGVNFAFNSAELTPPSLTILDGVAEILTKHPDVKVIIAGHTDSIGTAQYNKKLSQRRTESVRNYLISRGVNAANLTAVGFGEEKPIASNDTDEGRANNRRVELQPQE